One genomic window of Heptranchias perlo isolate sHepPer1 chromosome 12, sHepPer1.hap1, whole genome shotgun sequence includes the following:
- the kbtbd4 gene encoding kelch repeat and BTB domain-containing protein 4 isoform X2, which produces MEPSGDTGGATIAGATEESYFMSYTFTDRLHSVRVAQSIMDLCLEDRLFADVTISVDGKEFQLHRLVLSAQSCFFRSMFTSNLKEAHNDVIELKDVNASVFQLLVDYIYRGTVKLRVEDLQETYEVADMYQLTSLFEECSRFLARTVDIRNCLQVMWLADQHSDQKLYTAAKQCAKTHLSQLHKTEDFVKLPVRLLTDIIKDGVPSSQKPAKAIETWIDHNKEERAQYSENLTSSLKEIGEIVHIYLIGKEDTRTHSLAVSLHCDVDAISVSGQNRLRQQITAACKHGSDLYVVGGPIPRRMWKCNMETMDWEQCASLPRDRLQHTLVSVPSEDAIYSLGGKTLQDTLSSAIIYYVVCDNVWIETNQLDTAVSCAAGVNLNGTIYLLGGEENDLDFFTKPSRLIQCFDTRSRTCRLKSYLLPFAGRMHAAIHKDLIFIVAEGDSLVCYNPLLDSFTRLRFPEVWSRVPSLWKIASCNGCIYVFRDKCKKGDANTLKLNPATSVVSVISGIEILLTNWQFVLA; this is translated from the exons ATGGAGCCAAGTGGCGATACAGGAGGTGCAACCATTGCAGGTGCAACAGAGGAGAGTTACTTCATGAGCTACACTTTTACGGACAGATTACACTCTGTACGAGTTGCTCAGAGTATTATGGATCTGTGCCTTGAAGACAGGCTGTTTGCAGACGTTACCATCTCTGTGGATGGTAAAGAGTTCCAGCTCCACCGGCTGGTGCTTTCTGCTCAGAGCTGCTTCTTTCGTTCTATGTTCACCTCTAATTTAAAGGAAGCTCATAATGATGTTATAGAACTCAAAGATGTGAATGCAAGCGTTTTCCAGCTCCTTGTGGACTATATCTACCGGGGGACTGTAAAATTGAGAGTGGAGGACCTCCAGGAGACGTACGAGGTGGCGGATATGTACCAGTTGACCTCACTTTTTGAAGAGTGCTCTCGGTTTCTGGCTCGGACAGTTGACATCAGGAACTGTTTACAGGTCATGTGGTTAGCGGATCAGCACAGTGACCAGAAACTGTACACAGCGGCTAAACAATGTGCAAAAACACACCTGTCACAACTTCACAAAACAGAAGATTTTGTGAAACTACCTGTAAGATTGCTCACAGACATCATTAAAG ATGGTGTTCCCAGCTCTCAGAAGCCTGCCAAAGCTATAGAAACTTGGATAGACCATAACAAGGAAGAGCGAGCACAATACTCTGAGAACCTGACATCCAGTTTAAAG GAAATTGGCGAGATTGTTCATATTTATCTGATTGGAAAGGAAGACACTCGAACACACTCACTGGCAGTTTCTTTGCACTGTGATGTTGATGCCATCAGTGTCAGTGGGCAGAATAGATTGCGCCAGCAGATCACGGCTGCATGCAAGCATGGCAGTGACCTGTATGTTGTGGGTGGCCCCATCCCACGACGGATGTGGAAGTGTAACATGGAGACAATGGACTGGGAACAATGCGCGTCACTGCCAAGAGATCGTCTTCAGCACACGCTGGTATCTGTCCCAAGTGAGGACGCCATTTATTCACTGGGTGGGAAAACCTTACAGGATACTCTCTCCAGCGCTATCATTTATTATGTGGTCTGTGATAATGTGTGGATAGAAACCAATCAGCTGGACACTGCAGTATCTTGTGCTGCCGGTGTTAACCTTAATGGAACCATCTATCTTCTGGGTGGGGAGGAGAATGACCTGGACTTCTTTACCAAACCATCTCGTCTCATCCAGTGTTTTGACACACGCTCCAGAACATGCCGCTTAAAGTCGTACCTCCTCCCCTTTGCAGGCCGTATGCATGCTGCTATTCACAAGGACCTGATTTTTATTGTAGCCGAGGGGGACTCTTTGGTATGTTACAATCCACTGCTTGACAGCTTCACCAGACTGCGCTTCCCAGAGGTTTGGAGTCGTGTACCCTCCCTCTGGAAGATTGCTAGTTGCAATGGATGTATCTATGTTTTCAGAGACAAGTGTAAAAAGGGTGATGCCAATACATTAAAATTGAACCCAGCCACATCTGTAGTCTCAGTGATAAGTGGAATTGAGATATTGCTGACTAATTGGCAGTTTGTTTTGGCATGA
- the kbtbd4 gene encoding kelch repeat and BTB domain-containing protein 4 isoform X1: protein MEPSGDTGGATIAGATEESYFMSYTFTDRLHSVRVAQSIMDLCLEDRLFADVTISVDGKEFQLHRLVLSAQSCFFRSMFTSNLKEAHNDVIELKDVNASVFQLLVDYIYRGTVKLRVEDLQETYEVADMYQLTSLFEECSRFLARTVDIRNCLQVMWLADQHSDQKLYTAAKQCAKTHLSQLHKTEDFVKLPVRLLTDIIKDGVPSSQKPAKAIETWIDHNKEERAQYSENLTSSLKQEIGEIVHIYLIGKEDTRTHSLAVSLHCDVDAISVSGQNRLRQQITAACKHGSDLYVVGGPIPRRMWKCNMETMDWEQCASLPRDRLQHTLVSVPSEDAIYSLGGKTLQDTLSSAIIYYVVCDNVWIETNQLDTAVSCAAGVNLNGTIYLLGGEENDLDFFTKPSRLIQCFDTRSRTCRLKSYLLPFAGRMHAAIHKDLIFIVAEGDSLVCYNPLLDSFTRLRFPEVWSRVPSLWKIASCNGCIYVFRDKCKKGDANTLKLNPATSVVSVISGIEILLTNWQFVLA, encoded by the exons ATGGAGCCAAGTGGCGATACAGGAGGTGCAACCATTGCAGGTGCAACAGAGGAGAGTTACTTCATGAGCTACACTTTTACGGACAGATTACACTCTGTACGAGTTGCTCAGAGTATTATGGATCTGTGCCTTGAAGACAGGCTGTTTGCAGACGTTACCATCTCTGTGGATGGTAAAGAGTTCCAGCTCCACCGGCTGGTGCTTTCTGCTCAGAGCTGCTTCTTTCGTTCTATGTTCACCTCTAATTTAAAGGAAGCTCATAATGATGTTATAGAACTCAAAGATGTGAATGCAAGCGTTTTCCAGCTCCTTGTGGACTATATCTACCGGGGGACTGTAAAATTGAGAGTGGAGGACCTCCAGGAGACGTACGAGGTGGCGGATATGTACCAGTTGACCTCACTTTTTGAAGAGTGCTCTCGGTTTCTGGCTCGGACAGTTGACATCAGGAACTGTTTACAGGTCATGTGGTTAGCGGATCAGCACAGTGACCAGAAACTGTACACAGCGGCTAAACAATGTGCAAAAACACACCTGTCACAACTTCACAAAACAGAAGATTTTGTGAAACTACCTGTAAGATTGCTCACAGACATCATTAAAG ATGGTGTTCCCAGCTCTCAGAAGCCTGCCAAAGCTATAGAAACTTGGATAGACCATAACAAGGAAGAGCGAGCACAATACTCTGAGAACCTGACATCCAGTTTAAAG CAGGAAATTGGCGAGATTGTTCATATTTATCTGATTGGAAAGGAAGACACTCGAACACACTCACTGGCAGTTTCTTTGCACTGTGATGTTGATGCCATCAGTGTCAGTGGGCAGAATAGATTGCGCCAGCAGATCACGGCTGCATGCAAGCATGGCAGTGACCTGTATGTTGTGGGTGGCCCCATCCCACGACGGATGTGGAAGTGTAACATGGAGACAATGGACTGGGAACAATGCGCGTCACTGCCAAGAGATCGTCTTCAGCACACGCTGGTATCTGTCCCAAGTGAGGACGCCATTTATTCACTGGGTGGGAAAACCTTACAGGATACTCTCTCCAGCGCTATCATTTATTATGTGGTCTGTGATAATGTGTGGATAGAAACCAATCAGCTGGACACTGCAGTATCTTGTGCTGCCGGTGTTAACCTTAATGGAACCATCTATCTTCTGGGTGGGGAGGAGAATGACCTGGACTTCTTTACCAAACCATCTCGTCTCATCCAGTGTTTTGACACACGCTCCAGAACATGCCGCTTAAAGTCGTACCTCCTCCCCTTTGCAGGCCGTATGCATGCTGCTATTCACAAGGACCTGATTTTTATTGTAGCCGAGGGGGACTCTTTGGTATGTTACAATCCACTGCTTGACAGCTTCACCAGACTGCGCTTCCCAGAGGTTTGGAGTCGTGTACCCTCCCTCTGGAAGATTGCTAGTTGCAATGGATGTATCTATGTTTTCAGAGACAAGTGTAAAAAGGGTGATGCCAATACATTAAAATTGAACCCAGCCACATCTGTAGTCTCAGTGATAAGTGGAATTGAGATATTGCTGACTAATTGGCAGTTTGTTTTGGCATGA
- the ndufs3 gene encoding NADH dehydrogenase [ubiquinone] iron-sulfur protein 3, mitochondrial, whose protein sequence is MAAGLVRLARAGFQSSFRNPAPGRSVRVSQTRFEGSVSETRPTVRPENKLQRNQLSVFGEYVAEILPKYIQQVQVTCFNELEVFIHPDGIIPVLTFLRDHTNAQFKSLADQTAVDVPSRQFRFEVVYNLLSLRFNSRIRVKTYTDELTPLDSLVPVFKASNWYEREIWDMYGVFFADHPDLRRILTDYGFEGHPFRKDFPLSGYVEVRYDDEVKRVVAEPIELAQEFRKFDLNNPWEVFPAHREPTELPELEAGEKKPEAK, encoded by the exons ATGGCGGCCGGGCTGGTGAGGTTGGCTCGCGCCGGGTTTCAGAGCAGTTTCCGGAACCCGG CTCCTGGCCGTAGTGTTCGAGTGTCGCAGACCAGGTTTGAGGGATCCGTTTCTGAGACCCGAC CTACTGTCCGACCAGAGAATAAACTACAGCGCAACCAGCTGTCTGTGTTTGGGGAATATGTTGCTGAAATTCTTCCCAAATATATCCAACAGGTGCAG GTGACATGTTTCAATGAGTTGGAGGTTTTTATCCATCCAGATGGCATAATACCAGTGCTGACATTCCTGCGGGATCACACCAATGCCCAGTTCAAATCACTTGCTGACCAGACTGCAGTGGATGTCCCGTCTCgtcaatttagatttgag GTTGTATATAACCTACTTTCACTGCGGTTTAACTCTCGTATCCGTGTGAAGACTTATACTGATGAGTTGACGCCACTGGATTCCTTAGTACCTGTGTTCAAGGCTTCAAACTggtatgagagagag ATTTGGGATATGTACGGTGTATTCTTTGCTGACCATCCAGACCTAAGACGAATCCTCACAGACTATGGATTTGAAGGCCATCCTTTTCGTAAAGACTTCCCACTCTCAGGCTATGTAGAG GTACGTTATGATGATGAGGTAAAACGTGTTGTTGCTGAGCCTATTGAACTTGCCCAGGAATTCCGCAAATTTGACCTCAACAACCCATGGGAAGTTTTCCCAGCACACCGTGAGCCAACTGAACTAccagaacttgaagcaggagagAAAAAACCTGAAGCAAAATAA